The following are from one region of the Neurospora crassa OR74A linkage group III, whole genome shotgun sequence genome:
- a CDS encoding chorismate mutase/prephenate dehydratase — protein sequence MSSRTATAPTSEGTRERSHRRKVAFLGPFASYSHQATKSAFPNQDKWELIPTTTIREVVDEVQASNVDFGVVPFENSTHGTVSFTLDCLADRASTYPNITICGEAYLDVHHFLLGRRKSSLLPNVDQNAKGTPLTSLSHVKRVYSHPQAFGQTAKFFATYLKGVETIEVSSTSKAAELAAADATGSSAAVAGEVAGEMAGLDVLARCIEDREDNTTRFFVLRRRPCSSRSDDGVEQEVQLPEGLPWTTDRAESLLGSPTSGGSPVSLSPRPSSSVSGSYGGRNDDTERIDAYKGLYKSMVSFTVPHHTPGALADVLGCFKRRGLNLTSINSLPSLIAPFQYLFFIEFEGNRWDDPEGRVSGLVGDVEWVEGVAERWRWLGSWLNQRRR from the exons ATGAGCTCAAGAACGGCCACTGCGCCGACATCGGAAGGGACTCGGGAGAGGAGTCACCGGAGGAAGGTCGCCTTCTTGGGACCTTTTGCTTCATATTCTCATCAG GCGACAAAATCTGCCTTTCCAAACCAGGATAAGTGGGAACTCATCCCTACAACGACGATCAGAG AGGTCGTTGACGAAGTCCAGGCCTCCAATGTGGATTTCGGCGTTGTCCCCTTCGAGAACTCAACCCATGGCACCGTCAGCTTCACCCTCGACTGCCTTGCCGACCGCgcctctacctaccctaaCATCACCATCTGCGGCGAAGCCTACCTAGACGTCCATCATTTCCTTCTAGGCCGGAGGAAGTCTTCCCTACTACCTAATGTTGACCAAAACGCAAAGGGGACGCCCCTAACTTCCCTCTCCCACGTCAAACGCGTCTACTCCCACCCCCAAGCCTTCGGCCAAACCGCCAAGTTTTTCGCCACCTATCTCAAGGGCGTCGAGACCATCGAGGTCTCCTCCACTAGCAAAGCTGCCGAgctcgctgctgctgacgCCACCGGCTCGAGCGCTGCCGTAGCGGGTGAAGTAGCCGGCGAGATGGCCGGCCTGGATGTCCTTGCGCGCTGCATTGAAGACCGCGAAGACAACACAACCCGCTTCTTTGTCCTGCGCAGACGACCctgcagcagccgcagcgaCGACGGTGTCGAGCAGGAGGTGCAGCTGCCCGAGGGATTGCCGTGGACCACGGATCGGGCAGAGTCTCTGCTTGGGTCTCCGACCTCGGGAGGATCGCCCGTTTCTCTATCGCCTCGTCCGTCTTCGTCGGTTTCTGGCAGCTACGGCGGGAGGAATGATGATACGGAGAGGATTGACGCTTACAAGGGCTTGTATAAGTCTATGGTCTCGTTCACGGTGCCGCATCATACGCCCGGCGCGCTGGCAGATGTCTTGGGGTGCTTCAAGCGGAGAGGCCTGAACCTGACGAGCATCAATAGCTTGCCGAGCCTGATTGCGCCGTTTCAGTATCTCTTCTTTATCGAGTTTGAGGGCAATCGGTGGGATGATCCGGAGGGGAGGGTGAGTGGGTTGGTTGGGGATGTGGAGTGGGTTGAGGGCGTGGCGGAACGGTGGAGGTGGTTGGGTAGTTGGTTGAAtcaaaggaggaggtaa
- the vel gene encoding protein kinase CHM1, with amino-acid sequence MAQNGNIYSREPFMNPGPAPRPPTDKPRLGLTPNTNSPGNISNLPGNMSNLSLRSPAPGVTSTYSGSTIALPIQRQMSNNDGTGGLAVIKQGWASVKESKNFINPWKNKYLILRKESLDFHKAESSKVAYTLYLKDVINVGRVEAAGTIFEIKRQSSGASTSPGEEENGIRTLQIRVKADDDLYEWIDFIYARCPGMGGVSNPTNFSHAVHVGFDPQTGEFVGLPPEWSKLLNSSAITQEDYERNPQAVFEVLDFYSDFNKNGGQAPTPNFPTPPSNSAQSKQLGYPSGGNSVAPPRPTQPLQQRNPSSNYPSSPQQQGGTSSRSSPPEQRQQASPSYNSERAREEQRRELERQQREMEERDRRDQEAYNASLPKTKTPMAQQEIGGGGYGGADRFNPTRAAPPAPKGLQQAPSLKAQRPAPPPPSSSSSRPPVAQQSSSSSQRDLAQAQAQRRAEQQAQAQRSQNGQAPPRPPHPSANQPSKIPTTVKPLNVGPKQPQDGVKAAEAALTSKPAASERSKDVRMSTMSEKEVMQKLREVVSHEDPEAKYSKQKKIGQGASGSVYVAKIRERPGQDPNVSRRRGQVAIKQMDLAHQPRKELIVNEIMVMKDSSHPNIVNFVEAFLKNKDSELWVVMEYMEGGALTDVIENNPVITEEQISTICLETCRGLQHLHERNIIHRDIKSDNVLLDARGNVKITDFGFCAKLTEAKSKRATMVGTPYWMAPEVVKQKEYGPKVDIWSLGIMAIELIESEPPYLNEEPLKALYLIATNGTPRLKKPEKLSKELKAFLSVCLCVDVKSRASADELIEHDFLKHGCPLSSLAELLAFKRSAK; translated from the exons CATGAACCCAGGCCCAGCGCCGCGACCTCCCACGGACAAGCCCCGCCTCGGCCTCACCCCCAACACCAATTCACCCGGGAACATCTCCAACCTTCCTGGGAACATGTCCAACCTGAGCCTCCGGTCGCCTGCCCCAGGGGTAACTAGTACATACAGCGGCTCGACCATCGCCCTCCCCATCCAAAGACAAATGTCAAACAACGACGGCACCGGCGGCCTTGCCGTCATCAAGCAAGGTTGGGCCAGTGTCAAGGAGAGCAAGAACTTCATCAACCCTTGGAAGAACAAGTACCTGATCCTACGAAAGGAGTCACTGGATTTCCACAAGGCCGAGAGCAGTAAAGTTGCCTATACCCTCTACCTCAAGGACGTTATCAATGTCGGCCGTGTGGAGGCCGCAGGAACCATTTTCGAGATCAAGAGGCAGTCTAGCGGTGCCTCCACGAGTCccggagaggaggaaaatggCATCAGGACCCTTCAGATCCGCGTGAaggccgacgacgacctTTATGAATGGATTGACTTTATTTACGCGCGTTGCCCAGGCATGGGCGGTGTCAGTAATCCTACCAACTTTTCGCATGCCGTTCACGTCGGATTCGATCCCCAGACCGGCGAGTTCGTCGGCCTGCCTCCTGAGTGGTCGAAGCTGCTCAACTCTTCAGCCATTACCCAAGAAGACTACGAAAGGAACCCTCAAGCCGTCTTTGAAGTCCTCGATTTCTATTCCGATTTCAACAAGAATGGCGGCCAAGCGCCCACACCCAACTTTCCCACTCCCCCATCGAACAGCGCACAGAGCAAGCAGCTCGGATACCCGAGCGGTGGAAACTCCGTCGCGCCGCCGCGCCCTACGCAGCCGTTGCAACAACGCAACCCAAGCTCCAACTACCCATCCTcgccgcagcagcaaggTGGCACCAGTTCTCGCTCATCACCCCCCGAGCAGCGCCAGCAGGCGTCGCCGAGCTACAACTCTGAGCGCGCGAGAGAGGAGCAAAGGCGCGAACTGGAGCGCCAGCAgagagagatggaggagcGGGATCGCCGGGATCAGGAAGCTTATAATGCGTCCCTTCCCAAGACGAAGACTCCTATGGCTCAGCAGGAgattggaggtggtggttatgGTGGTGCCGATCGCTTCAACCCAACACGCGCCGCTCCACCAGCACCCAAGGGCTTGCAGCAAGCACCGAGTCTCAAAGCTCAGAGACCTGCGCCTCCCCCACCAAGTTCCAGTTCGAGCCGCCCGCCCGTCGCACAGCAGTCCAGTTCCAGCTCACAGCGTGATCTTGCCCAGGCGCAGGCGCAGAGACGGGCCGAACAGCAGGCTCAGGCGCAACGGAGCCAGAACGGCCAGGCCCCGCCACGACCACCTCACCCATCGGCCAACCAGCCATCCAAGATTCCTACGACCGTGAAGCCGCTTAACGTGGGTCCCAAGCAGCCTCAAGATGGCGTCAAGGCCGCTGAAGCAGCCCTTACGTCCAAGCCCGCTGCTTCTGAGCGTTCCAAGGATGTTCGCATGTCGACCATgtcggagaaggaggttatGCAGAAGCTAAGGGAAGTTGTGTCTCACGAAGACCCCGAAGCCAAGTACtccaagcagaagaagatcgGACAGGGTGCCTCTGGCTCCGTGTACGTCGCCAAGATCAGGGAGAGACCGGGCCAGGATCCCAACGTTTCCAGAAGACGCGGCCAGGTTGCAATCAAGCAGATGGATCTCGCGCACCAGCCGCGCAAGGAGTTGATCGTGAACGAGATCATGGTTATGAAGGACAGCAGTCACCCCAACATTGTCAACTTTGTCGAAGCTTTCCTGAAGAATAAGGACTCGGAACTCTGGGTCGTCATGGAGTACATGGAGGGTGGTGCGTTGACTGATGTCATTGAGAATAACCCCGTTATCACGGAGGAGCAAATTTCTACAATCTGCTTGGAG ACATGCCGCGGTCTGCAACATCTCCATGAAAGGAACATTATCCATCGTGACATTAAGAGTGACAACGTCCTCTTGGATGCCCGTGGCAATGTCAAGATTA CCGATTTCGGTTTCTGCGCCAAGTTGACCGAAGCTAAGTCCAAGCGCGCCACCATGGTCGGCACGCCCTACTGGATGGCTCCCGAGGTCGTCAAGCAGAAGGAGTACGGCCCCAAGGTCGATATTTGGTCGCTCGGTATCATGGCCATTGAGCTGATCGAGTCGGAGCCTCCTTACCTGAACGAGGAGCCGCTCAAGGCCCTCTACCTCATCGCCACCAACGGTACTCCCAGGCTGAAGAAACCCGAGAAGCTCAGTAAGGAGCTGAAAGCTTTCTTGTCGGTGTGTCTCTGCGTGGATGTCAAGAGCCGTGCATCGGCGGATGAGCTTATCGAGCACGACTTCTTGAAGCATGGATGTCCCTTGAGCAGCTTGGCGGAGCTGCTTGCCTTCAAGAGGTCGGCGAAATAA